From Deltaproteobacteria bacterium, a single genomic window includes:
- a CDS encoding nitrous oxide reductase accessory protein NosL, with protein MRRSCFMFLMVIFLASFGFVFGGWAMADDTMAKGESCHYCGMMKSKFGHTWMVIEYDGGSKTEVCSIHCGAIDLALNIDKAPVTITVGDYSTKNPINAEKAYWVLGGSKMGVMTTRAKWAFEEKSAADGFIQEFSGTPATFDEAVKAAFEDMYQDTQMIRKKRAMMRMKQGK; from the coding sequence ATGAGGCGTTCTTGTTTCATGTTTTTGATGGTGATTTTCTTGGCATCCTTCGGTTTCGTATTCGGAGGGTGGGCGATGGCCGATGACACCATGGCGAAAGGGGAGTCGTGTCACTATTGCGGAATGATGAAATCCAAGTTCGGTCATACATGGATGGTCATTGAATACGATGGAGGCTCCAAAACGGAAGTCTGTTCGATTCACTGCGGCGCGATCGATCTGGCTTTGAATATCGACAAAGCTCCCGTTACCATCACGGTCGGGGATTACTCGACCAAAAATCCGATTAACGCCGAGAAGGCCTACTGGGTGTTAGGCGGAAGTAAGATGGGCGTCATGACTACCAGGGCCAAATGGGCGTTCGAGGAGAAATCGGCTGCCGACGGGTTCATTCAGGAGTTCAGCGGAACTCCGGCCACGTTTGACGAGGCCGTCAAAGCCGCGTTTGAAGACATGTACCAGGACACCCAGATGATCCGCAAGAAGCGTGCTATGATGAGGATGAAACAAGGTAAGTAG
- a CDS encoding nitrous oxide reductase accessory protein NosL: MPPTVKRIVIVFLMLGMWPVAVPDPVRSQDFKFKFPKCPFQDLFQTPIYIEFTDGKSMGARSLHCLAIYLSMRFDRQIKGIAVGDYYTKEIIDAETAYWVISEDKKNPTTGRDKSAFGREIEARLYAEQTGGRVVAFDEAIKAAFEDMKDTVLQKLNKEGRRTP; encoded by the coding sequence GTGCCCCCGACCGTTAAACGGATTGTGATCGTATTTCTTATGCTCGGAATGTGGCCCGTCGCCGTTCCGGACCCGGTACGGTCGCAGGATTTCAAATTCAAGTTCCCGAAGTGTCCGTTCCAGGACCTCTTTCAGACCCCGATTTACATTGAGTTCACGGACGGCAAGTCCATGGGCGCTCGCTCTCTCCATTGTCTGGCCATCTATCTGTCCATGCGATTTGATCGGCAGATCAAAGGAATTGCCGTGGGCGATTACTACACCAAAGAAATCATCGATGCGGAAACCGCCTATTGGGTGATTTCAGAAGACAAGAAAAATCCCACAACCGGACGAGACAAGAGCGCATTCGGCAGAGAAATCGAAGCTCGTTTGTACGCGGAACAGACCGGAGGACGAGTGGTCGCGTTTGACGAAGCGATCAAAGCGGCTTTTGAAGATATGAAAGATACCGTCCTCCAGAAGCTCAACAAGGAAGGGAGGCGTACCCCATGA